atattagaaattttataaaatataaaattaacaaaaaaaattaataacccTTACATTACTTGCATATAAAGTAAAAGCGTAAAACAAACTTAGTCACAAAATTggcaaaaattgaaatttgaagttTTGACCGTTACGGTTAGGGCCAAGCTTAGGGTTAGGTTTAAGGTTAGGATGTAAGGTCTTGGCGCGCCAAGCACTAACGGCTCCCGCATCGTGGCGCTTTATTTTCCCTATCAATTTAGGAAGCTAATATCTGAGGAAACTCGAATTTAATTAGGAAACCCACTTCTCTCAggattattatatatttacatcATCACTGCCGTGTTCTGTTCTGTGTTCTTCAATTCGCTAGTTTCCTGTTTTGTTTCTCTGTTCTTCGAATTTTAGGAAACCCACTTCACTCAGGAATTAATAGCATCCTTTTATTCGCATAATCATCCTCTGGTCCAAGCACTTAAAAAGCTTTCTGAAGTTGCTGTTCTGTGTTCCTTTTTTTCctgttttatttctctttacgTTTGAatctttgaatttctgaagAAAGAATTTACATGGAAGAGAGAAAGATGAAGTGGCGATTGCATGATGATAGTGGgtcttttgaaagaattttaagGGAGGCAGAGGAAGCTGCCAATGGTGATGAGTCCTTAAAAATGAGTTCACTTACGAGGATCATTGTTCAACAGCTTGTTGAGAAACAATTGgcacaaaagaagaaatttgacAATCTGGGTTTTGACATACCgaaaagaagaagaggttCTGTTTCTGAAAACTTGCCTAGTAGAAGAATGCCGTCACTAATacttaaaataaacaacaagaAGATTACTCTGAAGAGGTGCTTCGACCAGACTCATGACAGAGGCCACAAAGATGATGAAAAAGAGATCAGACAGCCCAGAAAGCAGAGGAAGAAGGGAAACAAGAACGTGAATCAAGAAGAACGCGTAGTTGCTGATATGCCTGAATCATTCAAGAATCGCATCCAGGAGGAGAATGGTACTGATTTAGTGTTGGTGATGCAGAAAACAATCACAGGATGTGATTTAAGGAGTAATAATAATCGGCTGTCGATACCACCGACCAAAGTAAGAGATGATAACTTTGTCAATCAAAAGGAGAAGAGCATTCTTAATACAAAGGAAGGGATAGAGGTCTTGATGATTCCTCCTTCTCTTAAACACAGTGTTCCTTTGACGTTGAAGAAGTGGAAGATGGGTGATAATTACACTTATAATCTGATGAAGACGTGGCATGATTTGGTTGTGGATGATAAAGATAATGGACTTGAGTTAGGTTCAGAAGTGCAGCTATGGAGTTTCAGGAAGAACAATTCCGATTTGTGTTTTGCTTTGGTTAAGCTTGAAGGATAACAAGGAAGTGGAAACAGATCATTACACTGATGATGCAACTGATGCGAAGACTCTTCATCAAACGGCTGAATTGCAACAACTACATATGTTTTGACCCGACCCGTTGATGATATtgagcaagaaaaaaaaaattgtatatatgACAGATGAAATATGTAGTAGCTACTGTAATTGcattgaaaacttgaaatgcATTATATCTTTATAAGGTTTTGTGATTTTCTTGGCATGGCTTATTGTTATGATTTCCATTTTTTACagtattttgattttcaagcTCTTAATCATCATAGGGTTTATTACTATTTCAGCTCCTGTAATTGGCCTGCTTGGAGTTATGAGCCTCCAGTATCTGATGCAACACTGAGGACTAACTCTCGTTTCTTTACAGTTTTCTTTACCTTACCGGTGCTTGCATAGTTTTTCTGATTACTCTTTGAAGATAACAGAGAAGTAAAAGCAAATTCAAAGACTAGATCTAATGAGAAAAGTGTCCTTGTGAGGTTGCATGACGTTAATCTTAACCCTCTGATTTCAAGAAATGACTCTCTTTGGTATTCTTAATAAGTATCCTTCACTTGCATGCTTGTCGGTCAGCTTTCTCGCTGTCCGGAGGTGTTCATCTTTGTCAGGGTACACAAACACATTGAATTCCAATCTTCGTTTGTGAATAGTTCACTTTGAAAACCTCAGGCTAGTGAAAGGTTTCTGAGTAAATTTAAGGAGGTTGTTGATACAGGAGAATTATCACTATTCTGTAGGCTGCTCTCAGGGCTTGGTGCGAAGGGAGTTGCCGGCTGATTATATTTATGACTTTCCAATTTGCCGCGTTAAAGTAATGCCACGTATACAAAATTGGCCATTGTTGTTGACTTGTCGCCTCATGTGGATAAA
This window of the Citrus sinensis cultivar Valencia sweet orange chromosome 8, DVS_A1.0, whole genome shotgun sequence genome carries:
- the LOC102610572 gene encoding B3 domain-containing protein At2g31420-like, which codes for MEERKMKWRLHDDSGSFERILREAEEAANGDESLKMSSLTRIIVQQLVEKQLAQKKKFDNLGFDIPKRRRGSVSENLPSRRMPSLILKINNKKITLKRCFDQTHDRGHKDDEKEIRQPRKQRKKGNKNVNQEERVVADMPESFKNRIQEENGTDLVLVMQKTITGCDLRSNNNRLSIPPTKVRDDNFVNQKEKSILNTKEGIEVLMIPPSLKHSVPLTLKKWKMGDNYTYNLMKTWHDLVVDDKDNGLELGSEVQLWSFRKNNSDLCFALVKLEG